One Caenibius sp. WL genomic window, ATCGCTGCCCGCGACATGGGCGAAATCGCGCACCCGGCGCAGCAGGCGCCCCGCGACACGCGGCGTGCCGCGCGCGCGGCGGGCGATTTCCTGCGCCCCGCCCGGATCGATGCCCATCCCCAGCAGCCGCGCCCCGCGCGTGACCACGCTTTCCAGCTCGGGCACGGTATAGAAATTGAGCCGGACGGGAATGCCGAACCGGTCGCGCAGCGGCGTGGTCAGCAGCCCCTGCCGGGTGGTCGCCCCGACCAGCGTGAACGGCGGCAGATCGATCCGCACCGAACGGGCCGAGGGCCCTTCCCCGATAATGAGATCGAGCGCACGGTCCTCCATCGCCGGATAGAGCACTTCCTCCACCACCGGATTGAGCCGGTGAATTTCGTCGATGAACAGCACGTCATGCGGTTCGAGATTGGTCAGCAGCGCCGCCAGATCGCCCGCCTTGGCGATCACCGGGCCGCTGGTGGCGCGAAAGCCGACGCCCAGTTCCTTGGCCACGATCTGCGCCAGCGTGGTCTTGCCGAGGCCCGGCGGGCCGAAAAACAGCACATGATCCATTGCTTCCCCGCGCGAACGGGCGCTCTCGATAAACACGCGCAGATTGTCCCGCGCGGCCGCCTGTCCGACGAATTCGGTCAGCGACTTGGGCCGCAGGGCGGCGTCCTGATCCTCGATCTGGCGGTGCGCGGAAAGGATGGGGTTGTCGGTCATTCTCCAATCCCCAATGCATTGGGATAGATGGATGCTGAAACAAGTTCAGCATGACGGATAGCAGCAACCATCACCCCGCCGCCCTCTTCAACGCCACGCGCACGAGGTCGTTCAGCCCCGCGTCCTCGCCCAGTTCGCCCTGCGCGTGAGCGACGGCGGAGGCCGCCACGGCCGGTTTGAACCCAAGGTTTTCGAGCGCGGAGACGGCATCGGCGCTGGCGGAGCCGGCCTGATGGATCACCATGCCGCCCATGGCAGCGCCGCCAAGCGCGCCGCCGCCGGGCATGCCGCCCGCCTTTTCCTTCAATTCGTTGACGATCCGGCCCGCCAGTTTCGGCCCCACGCCGTTGGCCCGCGCCACCATCGCCGCATCGCCCGCCGCGCAGGCCGCGCGCAGTTCATCGGCCGACAGCGCAGAGAGGATCGCCAGTGCGACTTTGCTGCCCACGCCCTGCACCAGAGTCAGCAGGCGGAACCAGTCCCGTTCCGCACTGGTGGCGAAGCCGAGCAAACGCATGTCGTTTTCCGACACCTGCAGATCGGTGAACACCGTCACCCCTTCGCCCACATTGCCGAGCGCCGAGAGCGTGCGCGCCGAGCAATGGACGAGATAGCCCACCCCCTGCACGTCGATAATCGCCCAGTCGGTTCCGGTTTCGTCCAGCAGGCCCTTGAGCTTGGCAATCATGGGAAGCGCCTCATGGTCATGTTCTGTTCCTGCCCCAGTAGCGGGCATTTTACCAGAGGGCTTGGCGCGAAATCCCCGCCGCCGTGGCCACCGCCCCGCCACCCCATGCGGTTTGGGCGTGGACATACGGCGATTTTCCGACAATAGCGCCGCCATGAGCGTGAACACATTCGGCCGCGTCCTTCGCTTTACGACCTGGGGAGAAAGCCATGGCCCCGCCCTGGGCGCCGTGGTGGACGGCTGCCCGCCAGGCCTCGCCATCGACGAGAGCCTGATCCAGCCCTTCCTCGATGCGCGCCGTCCCGGCCAGTCGCGCTTCACCACACAGCGGCAGGAACCCGATCAGGTTCGCATTCTGTCGGGCACGTTCGAAGGCCGAACCACCGGCACGCCGATCAGCCTGATGATCGAGAATGTCGATCAGCGGTCCAAGGATTATTCCGAAGTGGCCAAGGCCTATCGCCCCGGCCATGCGGACTATGCCTATGACGCCAAGTACGGCTTGCGCGATTATCGCGGCGGCGGGCGCAGCAGCGCGCGCGAAACCGCCGCGCGCGTGGCCGCAGGCGGCGTCGCCCGCCTGATCGTGCCCGAAGTGCGGATCGTGGCCTACGTCAGTGAAATCGGCGGCGATGCGATCGACCGCGCCGCGATCGATTTCGCCGAAATCGGCAAAAACCCGTTCTTTTGCCCCGATCCGGCGGCGGCGGCGCGGTGGGAAGTGCTGGTCGATGCCGCGCGCAAGGCCGGTTCCTCATTGGGCGCGGTGGTGGAATGCGTGGCAACGGGCGTTCCCGCAGGCTGGGGGGCCCCGCTCTATGGCAAGCTCGACGCCGATCTCGCCGCCGCGATGATGGGGATCAACGCGGTGAAAGGCGTGGAAATCGGTGACGGATTCGACGCCGCGCGGCTGACCGGCGAACAGAACGCCGACCGGATGCGCCCCGGCGCGGACGGCAAGCCGCAGTTCCTCGACAATCATGCCGGCGGCATCGCGGGCGGCATTTCCACCGGGCAGCCCGTCACGGTGCGGGTGGCCTTCAAGCCGACCAGTTCGATCCTGACGCCGGTGGAAACGATCACCCGCGATGGCGAGGCATCGGAAATCTTCACCCGGGGCCGCCACGATCCCTGCGTCGGCATTCGCGGCGTGCCGGTGGTCGAAGCGATGATGGCGCTGGTGCTGGCCGATCACAAGCTGCTCCACCGCGCGCAGTGCGGGTGACACGCCTCTAACGGAAGATACCTAGTCATTCCCGCGCAGGCGGGAATGACGAGTATGGGCGCATTAACGCCCCCTATCGCCACGATAGCGTATCGATCATTCGATACAGGCTTTCCCGGCCGCCTGCGCCTTTGCGCACGCGCATTGATTTATCGCAAAAATCGATCTTTCTCGACTGATTGATTTACTCAATCAAACTTATCGGCATTTACCGCTTGGGTTTGGAGGCCGCAGGGCCTATTTGGGGCACACCGAATTTCAATCCAAAAACGACGGAGCACACGATGGGTATTATCGGAACCGAGATCAAGCCGTTCAACGCGACGGCCTTCCAGGAAGGCAAGGGTTTCTTCGACGTCAACGAAGGCGACGTGAAGGGCAAGTGGGCCGTTTTCTTCTTCTACCCCGCCGATTTCACGTTCGTCTGCCCGACCGAACTGGAAGACATGGCCGACCAGTACAGCGAACTCCAGGGCATGGATGTGGAAGTCTATGCCGTGTCGACCGACACGCATTTCAGCCACAAGGCCTGGCACGACAGCAGCCCGGCGATCAGCAAGATCAAGTTCCCGATGCTCGGCGATCAGCTTCACACGATCTCGAACAACTTCGGCGTGCTGCGTGAATCGATGGGCCTGTCCGACCGCGCGACGTTCGTGGTCGATCCCGACGGCGTGATCCAGGTCATGGAAATCACCTGCGAAGGCGTTGGCCGCAACGCGTCGGAATTGGTCCGCAAGATCAAGGCCGCCCAGTATGTCCGCGCGCACCCCGGCCAGGTCTGCCCGGCGAAGTGGGAAGAAGGTTCCGAAACCCTCGCCCCGTCGCTGGATCTCGTCGGCAAGATCTGATCCCCGGATCACCTGCCCAACTGCCCGCCCCGCGCGGGCAGTCTCGGCGGCCCGGGGCTACCACATCCCTCAGCCCCGGGCCGTTTTGCGTCCGCCATCCGTAACAATTCAGGAAAGATGTCATGCTCGACGCCAATTTGAAGCAACAGCTCCAGCAATATCTCGGCATGCTGCGCGAGCCGATCGAGCTCGTCGCCTCGCTGGGCGACGATCCGAAATCGGCCGAAACGCGCGAGCTGCTCACCACGATCGCCGGTCTTTCCGACAAGGTGACCGCCAGCTTCGACGGCAACGATGCCCGCAAGCCGAGCTTCGCCATCCGCCGCGCCAGCAATCATGCCGCGTCGGTGACGTTCGCCGGGCTGCCGCTCGGCCATGAATTCACCTCGCTGGTGCTCGCGCTGCTGTGGGCAGGCGGCCACCCGCCCAAGGTGGAACAGGACGTGATCGATCAGGTCCGCGCGCTGGATGGCGACTACGCGTTCGAAATGTATTTCTCGCTGTCGTGCCACAACTGCCCCGACGTGGTGCAGGCGCTGACGCTGATGGCGCTGGTCAACCCGCGCATTTCCGCAACGCTGATCGAAGGCGGCGCATTCAAGGACGAAGTGGAGGAACGCAAGGTCATGGCGGTGCCCGCCGTATTCCTGAACGGCGAACCCTTCGCCAACGGGCGCATGGAAATCGCTGAGATCATCGCCAAGCTGGACAGCAACGCCGGTGCCCGCGCGGCCGAAAAGATCGCCGGCAAGGACCCGTTCGAAGTGCTCGTGGTCGGCGGCGGCCCCGCCGGGGCGGCAGCGGCGATCTACACCGCGCGCAAGGGCTTCCGCACCGGAGTCGCGGCCGAACGCTTCGGCGGACAGGTGCTCGACACCATGGGCATCGAGAATTTCATCTCGGTCCCCTATACCGAAGGGCCGAAGCTGGCCGCCCAGCTGGAACAGCATGTCGGTGAATACGATATCGACGTGATGAACCTGCAACTGGCCGAAAAGCTGATCCCGGCGAAGCAGCCTGGCGGCCTGCACGAAGTGGTGCTGGCCAACGGCGCCTCGCTCAAGGCCCGTTCGCTGGTGCTGACGACCGGCGCGCGCTGGCGCAATCTGGGCGTGCCGGGCGAATTCGAATACCGCACCCGCGGCGTCGCCTACTGCCCCCACTGCGATGGCCCGCTGTTCAAGGGCAAGCGCGTAGCGGTGATCGGCGGCGGCAATTCCGGCGTGGAAGCGGCGATCGATCTCGCCAATATCGTCGGCCATGTCACGCTGATCGAATTCGATCCGCAACTGCGCGCCGACCAGGTGCTGCAGGACAAGCTCCGCTCGATGGCCAATGTGGACATCATCGTGTCCGCACAGACCACCGAAGTGCTTGGCGATGGCGAACAGGTCACCGGCCTTGCCTACAAGGATCGCGATAGCGGCGCGGAGCACGCGCTCGAACTGGAAGGCGTGTTCGTCCAGATCGGCCTCGTGCCCAACACCGAATGGCTGAAGGATTCCGGGTTGGACCTGACCCCACGCGGCGAAATCGTGATCGACGATCGCGCGGCGACCTCGATCCCCGGCATTTTCGCCGCGGGCGATGTCACCACCGTGCCCTACAAGCAGATCGTGATCGCGATGGGCGAAGGGGCCAAGGCGGCGCTGTCGGCCTTCGACTACATCATCCGCACCCAGCCCGCGGACGAAATCGCCCAAGCCGCCTGATTGCGGCGGGCATGCGGGCGGTGAGGCGCTTCGGAGGTTGCTCCGGATTGCTTCACCGCCTGCGGCTTCTCTACGCGCCCGCTCAGCCTGAGCCCGCCGAAGGCCGCGCGCCACGGCTGGCCGAACCTGACTGTGAGCACCAGTGGCAACCATATCAAATCCGCAAAGCTTGCTGACGGATTGAGCATATGTCGGCCCACAGTCTTGGACAGGCCTAGGCTGAGAAGCGGCTGCTTCATCTTACATGCCACGCCACCCCGCCCCGATAGGAAAGCGTTCCAGACGCTTCCAGCGCTTGATCCTCATCCAAAATGTCATAGAAAACGGCAATGTCCAAACTGCGCCTTCATAGAATTCTGATCGCGCTGGCGGTTGCGCTCCTCTTGGGGGCAGGCCCGGGAAGCCCGCTTTGCAATGCCAGCATGGCAAGAACGACGGAGGCGATGGCCATGGCTGGCTGCGACCAGTCCATGCCGATGAAAAAGTTCGACCCGGCATCGCATCCCCCCTGCACTTCAGCCTGCATCGGCCTCGATCACGAAGCCCCCACGCTGGCCCGCCAGATTGTGGCGCCAGCGGCCTTGGTACGGCTGCTGGTCAAGCCATTGAAGGGTGTCTTGCCCGACCCTGAAATCGAACCTCCTCGAAGCGAGCGCGCCTAATTGCACGTTTAATTTTTCAAAGGAGTTTCAAATGAAGAAAATCGTCCTCGGGCTGGTAATCGCGCTGGCCGCGCCGCTTGCCGCCCATGCGGCAGAACCGGCCCACAAGAGCTGCTGTGAAAGCATGAAGGATGGCTGCTGCTGTTGTGACAAGACTGGCGAAAACCACGCCGAACACAAGGATATGCAGCACTAAGTAACGAGCCGGGAGACGCTCTGGCGTCTCCCGGCTTTCGTACTGCCAGGCACCACGGCTGTCACGAAGGCCAATCCGGCCTGGCCGCGCTCCTCAGCGCCGCCGCCTGAGCACCAGATAGAGCGCGCCCTCGCCCCCATGGCGGCGGTGGGCGGTGCGGATGGCGGCGATGTCGGAGGCGTGGGAACCGGCGGCCAGCCAGTCGAGGATCTTGGCCCGGATTGCGCCGCGCCGTTCACCGCGGTCCGCCGCCGCCATGCCGCGCGGTTTGCCTGTCACCACCAGCACCACCCGCGCGCCCATCGCTTTGGCCTGCATCAACCCGTGATCGAGCCGGGTGTAGGCCATTTCGAGCGAAGCCCCATGCAGATCGAGCGTGAAATCGGGGGCGGCCGTGCCCCGCGCCAGCTTGCGGTCCCAGCCGGTATCGAGGCCCTGCCGGTCCAGCGGCACGGGCGCCGGAGCAGGCCGCGCCATGGCTTTCGGCGGGGGAACGGCGCGCCCTTTGGCCGCTTTCGGGGCTGGCGGCGCTTTCGCGGCCTTTTCCTGCACTGGGCGGGCGGGTTGCGGCGGACTTGCCGATGGCGCGGGGCGGCGCTTGCCCGGCAGCGGTTCAACCGTTGCGGCCAGTCTTTCCCATAAGGCGGCTTCTTCTGCTGTCAGCCCGCGCGGCGCTTTCATTTCGCGCCGATACGGGCGAGCACTCCGCGTGGCAAGAAGATCAGCGCCTGTCCGCGCCCGCTCATCCCCCCGGCGATGCGCCGGGCGTCTTCACCCGCGCCCCAGAACGTGTCGAACCGGTTGGCCCCCTTGATCGCACCGCCGGTATCCTGCGCGACCCACAGGCCGTTCGCTTCCGCGCGGTCGAGCTTGAGCCACACCGGCGCGCCCAGCGGCACGAAAGCCGGATCGGCGGCGACGGAGGCCCGGCGGCGCACCGGCACGCTGAGCGCGCCGAGCGGCCCGTCGCCTTCCAGAATGCGGAAGAAGACCCAACTCTTGTTTTCGCGCATCAGCGCGCGGCCCTGTTCCGGATTGTCCCGCAGATAGGCCATGATCCCCTGCATCGATCCCGGATATTGCCCGGGGCCACTGCCGATCAGGCCCCGTTCGCGCATCAGCGAACCGACGCCGGCATATTCGCGGCCGTTCTGCCCGGCATAGCCGATGCGGATCACATTGCCATCGGGCAGGCGCAACCGGCCCGAGCCCTGAATCTGGAGGAAGAAGAATTCGACGGGATCTTTTGCCCAGGCGATTTCCAGCCCCTTGCCCGCCAGCACGCCGTTCTCGATCTCGGCCCGTTCGAAATAGGGCACGAATCTGCCGCTGGCATCATAGCGGCCGAGCGGTTGCCTGCCGGTCCGCTCCGTCTGCGGCATGTCGTCATACCAGCCGCG contains:
- a CDS encoding Smr/MutS family protein gives rise to the protein MKAPRGLTAEEAALWERLAATVEPLPGKRRPAPSASPPQPARPVQEKAAKAPPAPKAAKGRAVPPPKAMARPAPAPVPLDRQGLDTGWDRKLARGTAAPDFTLDLHGASLEMAYTRLDHGLMQAKAMGARVVLVVTGKPRGMAAADRGERRGAIRAKILDWLAAGSHASDIAAIRTAHRRHGGEGALYLVLRRRR
- the ruvA gene encoding Holliday junction branch migration protein RuvA, giving the protein MIAKLKGLLDETGTDWAIIDVQGVGYLVHCSARTLSALGNVGEGVTVFTDLQVSENDMRLLGFATSAERDWFRLLTLVQGVGSKVALAILSALSADELRAACAAGDAAMVARANGVGPKLAGRIVNELKEKAGGMPGGGALGGAAMGGMVIHQAGSASADAVSALENLGFKPAVAASAVAHAQGELGEDAGLNDLVRVALKRAAG
- the ahpF gene encoding alkyl hydroperoxide reductase subunit F; its protein translation is MLDANLKQQLQQYLGMLREPIELVASLGDDPKSAETRELLTTIAGLSDKVTASFDGNDARKPSFAIRRASNHAASVTFAGLPLGHEFTSLVLALLWAGGHPPKVEQDVIDQVRALDGDYAFEMYFSLSCHNCPDVVQALTLMALVNPRISATLIEGGAFKDEVEERKVMAVPAVFLNGEPFANGRMEIAEIIAKLDSNAGARAAEKIAGKDPFEVLVVGGGPAGAAAAIYTARKGFRTGVAAERFGGQVLDTMGIENFISVPYTEGPKLAAQLEQHVGEYDIDVMNLQLAEKLIPAKQPGGLHEVVLANGASLKARSLVLTTGARWRNLGVPGEFEYRTRGVAYCPHCDGPLFKGKRVAVIGGGNSGVEAAIDLANIVGHVTLIEFDPQLRADQVLQDKLRSMANVDIIVSAQTTEVLGDGEQVTGLAYKDRDSGAEHALELEGVFVQIGLVPNTEWLKDSGLDLTPRGEIVIDDRAATSIPGIFAAGDVTTVPYKQIVIAMGEGAKAALSAFDYIIRTQPADEIAQAA
- the ahpC gene encoding alkyl hydroperoxide reductase subunit C, translated to MGIIGTEIKPFNATAFQEGKGFFDVNEGDVKGKWAVFFFYPADFTFVCPTELEDMADQYSELQGMDVEVYAVSTDTHFSHKAWHDSSPAISKIKFPMLGDQLHTISNNFGVLRESMGLSDRATFVVDPDGVIQVMEITCEGVGRNASELVRKIKAAQYVRAHPGQVCPAKWEEGSETLAPSLDLVGKI
- a CDS encoding murein transglycosylase A translates to MRGAARGLSAVFALSLLGACVRLVPEGGGAPRPSVTPPQPTQPVTGSALTSGVRRGPAIGSLGLTQAGAGQALASFVESCPRLLSRNDASGLTRREDWRQACSAASTWGRGNAASFFATHFETAQIGDGNAYATGYYEPEIAGSRVPSAGYNVPVYAMPPDLVRGWYDDMPQTERTGRQPLGRYDASGRFVPYFERAEIENGVLAGKGLEIAWAKDPVEFFFLQIQGSGRLRLPDGNVIRIGYAGQNGREYAGVGSLMRERGLIGSGPGQYPGSMQGIMAYLRDNPEQGRALMRENKSWVFFRILEGDGPLGALSVPVRRRASVAADPAFVPLGAPVWLKLDRAEANGLWVAQDTGGAIKGANRFDTFWGAGEDARRIAGGMSGRGQALIFLPRGVLARIGAK
- the ruvB gene encoding Holliday junction branch migration DNA helicase RuvB, whose translation is MTDNPILSAHRQIEDQDAALRPKSLTEFVGQAAARDNLRVFIESARSRGEAMDHVLFFGPPGLGKTTLAQIVAKELGVGFRATSGPVIAKAGDLAALLTNLEPHDVLFIDEIHRLNPVVEEVLYPAMEDRALDLIIGEGPSARSVRIDLPPFTLVGATTRQGLLTTPLRDRFGIPVRLNFYTVPELESVVTRGARLLGMGIDPGGAQEIARRARGTPRVAGRLLRRVRDFAHVAGSDVVTARIADEALTRLEVDSLGLDAMDRRYLTMIADIYKGGPVGVETLAAGLAEPRDTVEEVVEPYLIQLGLVARTARGRMLNDRGWKHLGLAPPVGDQSGLFD
- the aroC gene encoding chorismate synthase; translation: MSVNTFGRVLRFTTWGESHGPALGAVVDGCPPGLAIDESLIQPFLDARRPGQSRFTTQRQEPDQVRILSGTFEGRTTGTPISLMIENVDQRSKDYSEVAKAYRPGHADYAYDAKYGLRDYRGGGRSSARETAARVAAGGVARLIVPEVRIVAYVSEIGGDAIDRAAIDFAEIGKNPFFCPDPAAAARWEVLVDAARKAGSSLGAVVECVATGVPAGWGAPLYGKLDADLAAAMMGINAVKGVEIGDGFDAARLTGEQNADRMRPGADGKPQFLDNHAGGIAGGISTGQPVTVRVAFKPTSSILTPVETITRDGEASEIFTRGRHDPCVGIRGVPVVEAMMALVLADHKLLHRAQCG